The following proteins are encoded in a genomic region of Nymphalis io chromosome 16, ilAglIoxx1.1, whole genome shotgun sequence:
- the LOC126774189 gene encoding breast cancer anti-estrogen resistance protein 1 isoform X1 — MVNKINFIAFVRKFRRTTCVMCNTQTVKCRNFEKRSSIPCMARALYDNIAESPDELAFRRGDLLTVLEQNTGGSEGWWLCSLRGRQGICPGNRLRIVAGVFDASSALQRRRTRTPAPVAHQPLPAQQSPAFTKIEECSHYDVPRAPLPVQRIIGTYDCPRPAADWYDAPRAPRPASADSACSGTGSLTSATSSASANSGSSAHSAASASSTYDVPRSRALPLPCDAALEALERLQEEASAAVSRLLSYVSPGWRRRGALRPRVLDVRVAGARLRAALHDLAVFADATLANAHDAQDKGIAVKLRPLVKALKDAERITHEATSALDAGDWAPERLERDREPTDGTQDALDQLVACARSLTEDVRRAASFIHGNASLLFRRSPAVPEHEWTEEYDYVRLESRTAVGRRNAEIRAALPDKLRASFDALVRDADHAGEVSAVAAATRLPPDDRQLAAFYAAQTATYGAHLSTAVEAFLRTIEMGQPPDVFLAHGKFVVLSAHRIVHVGDTVHRSAQHAGLKAKILRCSDALSDALAATVSKTKAAALQFPCASAVADMAEAARTLSTRAQELRRALVRAAEPPQDSTPATTVPPSASATPLTPLTPLAPHNSLPVL; from the exons atggttaataaaattaattttattgcattcGTGCGTAAATTTAGAAGGACTACTTGTGTGATGTGTAATACTCAGACTGTTAAGTGtagaaattttgaaaaaagatCGAGTATCCCG tgcATGGCGCGAGCACTCTACGACAACATAGCGGAGTCACCGGACGAGCTGGCGTTTCGGAGAGGGGACCTCCTCACCGTGCTGGAGCAGAACACTGGTGGCAGCGAGGGCTGGTGGCTCTGCTCGCTAAGAGGACGACAg GGAATATGTCCTGGAAACAGACTGAGGATTGTGGCTGGCGTGTTCGATGCAAGTTCCGCCTTGCAGAGACGACGCACGCGTACGCCAGCACCAGTGGCTCATCAACCTTTGCCGGCGCAGCAGTCACCCGCTTTCACAAAA ATCGAAGAATGTTCACATTACGACGTACCACGGGCGCCACTGCCGGTTCAACGCATTATAGGCACGTACGACTGTCCGAGGCCGGCCGCAGACTGGTACGATGCTCCGAGAGCTCCACGACCCGCCAGCGCAGACTCGGCTTGCAGCGGTACCGGTTCCCTCACATCGGCAACGTCGAGTGCTTCTGCGAATTCTGGCAGTTCAGCGCACTCAGCCGCGTCCGCATCTAGTACATATGATGTGCCGCGTTCTCGCGCTTTACCTTTACCATGTGATGCAGCGTTGGAAGCCCTTGAACGATTACAA GAAGAAGCGTCAGCGGCGGTTTCGCGATTGCTTTCCTACGTATCGCCGGGatggcggcggcgcggcgcgttACGGCCGCGTGTGCTCGACGTGCGCGTAGCTGGCGCGCGTCTACGAGCCGCCTTACACGATCTCGCAGTATTCGCCGACGCTACGCTGGCCAATGCTCATGATGCCCAAGATAAAG GTATCGCAGTAAAGTTACGGCCGCTAGTGAAGGCTCTCAAAGATGCAGAACGCATTACACACGAAGCAACTAGTGCTCTGGACGCAGGAGACTGGGCACCGGAGCGGTTAGAGCGCGACCGTGAGCCCACGGACGGCACGCAGGACGCCCTGGACCAGCTCGTAGCATGTGCGCGCTCATTGACCGAGGACGTAAGGAGAGCGGCATCTTTCATACATGGAAATGCTTCACTATTGTTCAG GCGGTCACCTGCAGTCCCAGAACACGAGTGGACGGAAGAGTACGACTACGTTCGACTCGAGTCCAGAACAGCAGTTGGTAGGCGAAATGCAGAAATTCGTGCTGCTTTGCCGGATAAGCTAAGGGCGTCTTTTGATGCCCTTGTGCGAGATGCTGACCACGCTGGCGAG gTTAGCGCAGTGGCTGCTGCCACGAGATTACCACCAGATGACAGACAACTAGCGGCATTCTACGCTGCACAAACGGCCACATATGGCGCCCACCTCTCCACAGCCGTGGAAGCATTCCTGCGAACTATTGAAATGGGACAGCCTCCAGACGTCTTTCTCGCTCACGGCAAATTCGTCGTCTTGAGCGCTCACCGAATTGTCCACGTCGGGGATACTGTGCACAG gaGCGCACAACACGCCGgtttaaaagcaaaaatattacGATGCTCCGATGCACTCTCGGACGCCTTAGCTGCGACCGTCTCCAAAACGAAGGCGGCGGCGCTGCAGTTCCCATGCGCGAGCGCCGTGGCGGACATGGCTGAGGCGGCGCGCACGCTGTCGACGCGTGCGCAGGAGTTGCGGCGGGCGCTGGTGCGCGCGGCCGAACCGCCGCAGGACTCCACGCCGGCCACCACCGTGCCGCCCTCTGCCAGCGCCACGCCCCTCACGCCACTCACCCCCCTCGCGCCACACAACTCGCTTCCCGTACTGTAA
- the LOC126774189 gene encoding breast cancer anti-estrogen resistance protein 1 isoform X3: MSIPLGRETVLPTQCMARALYDNIAESPDELAFRRGDLLTVLEQNTGGSEGWWLCSLRGRQGICPGNRLRIVAGVFDASSALQRRRTRTPAPVAHQPLPAQQSPAFTKIEECSHYDVPRAPLPVQRIIGTYDCPRPAADWYDAPRAPRPASADSACSGTGSLTSATSSASANSGSSAHSAASASSTYDVPRSRALPLPCDAALEALERLQEEASAAVSRLLSYVSPGWRRRGALRPRVLDVRVAGARLRAALHDLAVFADATLANAHDAQDKGIAVKLRPLVKALKDAERITHEATSALDAGDWAPERLERDREPTDGTQDALDQLVACARSLTEDVRRAASFIHGNASLLFRRSPAVPEHEWTEEYDYVRLESRTAVGRRNAEIRAALPDKLRASFDALVRDADHAGEVSAVAAATRLPPDDRQLAAFYAAQTATYGAHLSTAVEAFLRTIEMGQPPDVFLAHGKFVVLSAHRIVHVGDTVHRSAQHAGLKAKILRCSDALSDALAATVSKTKAAALQFPCASAVADMAEAARTLSTRAQELRRALVRAAEPPQDSTPATTVPPSASATPLTPLTPLAPHNSLPVL; this comes from the exons tgcATGGCGCGAGCACTCTACGACAACATAGCGGAGTCACCGGACGAGCTGGCGTTTCGGAGAGGGGACCTCCTCACCGTGCTGGAGCAGAACACTGGTGGCAGCGAGGGCTGGTGGCTCTGCTCGCTAAGAGGACGACAg GGAATATGTCCTGGAAACAGACTGAGGATTGTGGCTGGCGTGTTCGATGCAAGTTCCGCCTTGCAGAGACGACGCACGCGTACGCCAGCACCAGTGGCTCATCAACCTTTGCCGGCGCAGCAGTCACCCGCTTTCACAAAA ATCGAAGAATGTTCACATTACGACGTACCACGGGCGCCACTGCCGGTTCAACGCATTATAGGCACGTACGACTGTCCGAGGCCGGCCGCAGACTGGTACGATGCTCCGAGAGCTCCACGACCCGCCAGCGCAGACTCGGCTTGCAGCGGTACCGGTTCCCTCACATCGGCAACGTCGAGTGCTTCTGCGAATTCTGGCAGTTCAGCGCACTCAGCCGCGTCCGCATCTAGTACATATGATGTGCCGCGTTCTCGCGCTTTACCTTTACCATGTGATGCAGCGTTGGAAGCCCTTGAACGATTACAA GAAGAAGCGTCAGCGGCGGTTTCGCGATTGCTTTCCTACGTATCGCCGGGatggcggcggcgcggcgcgttACGGCCGCGTGTGCTCGACGTGCGCGTAGCTGGCGCGCGTCTACGAGCCGCCTTACACGATCTCGCAGTATTCGCCGACGCTACGCTGGCCAATGCTCATGATGCCCAAGATAAAG GTATCGCAGTAAAGTTACGGCCGCTAGTGAAGGCTCTCAAAGATGCAGAACGCATTACACACGAAGCAACTAGTGCTCTGGACGCAGGAGACTGGGCACCGGAGCGGTTAGAGCGCGACCGTGAGCCCACGGACGGCACGCAGGACGCCCTGGACCAGCTCGTAGCATGTGCGCGCTCATTGACCGAGGACGTAAGGAGAGCGGCATCTTTCATACATGGAAATGCTTCACTATTGTTCAG GCGGTCACCTGCAGTCCCAGAACACGAGTGGACGGAAGAGTACGACTACGTTCGACTCGAGTCCAGAACAGCAGTTGGTAGGCGAAATGCAGAAATTCGTGCTGCTTTGCCGGATAAGCTAAGGGCGTCTTTTGATGCCCTTGTGCGAGATGCTGACCACGCTGGCGAG gTTAGCGCAGTGGCTGCTGCCACGAGATTACCACCAGATGACAGACAACTAGCGGCATTCTACGCTGCACAAACGGCCACATATGGCGCCCACCTCTCCACAGCCGTGGAAGCATTCCTGCGAACTATTGAAATGGGACAGCCTCCAGACGTCTTTCTCGCTCACGGCAAATTCGTCGTCTTGAGCGCTCACCGAATTGTCCACGTCGGGGATACTGTGCACAG gaGCGCACAACACGCCGgtttaaaagcaaaaatattacGATGCTCCGATGCACTCTCGGACGCCTTAGCTGCGACCGTCTCCAAAACGAAGGCGGCGGCGCTGCAGTTCCCATGCGCGAGCGCCGTGGCGGACATGGCTGAGGCGGCGCGCACGCTGTCGACGCGTGCGCAGGAGTTGCGGCGGGCGCTGGTGCGCGCGGCCGAACCGCCGCAGGACTCCACGCCGGCCACCACCGTGCCGCCCTCTGCCAGCGCCACGCCCCTCACGCCACTCACCCCCCTCGCGCCACACAACTCGCTTCCCGTACTGTAA
- the LOC126774189 gene encoding breast cancer anti-estrogen resistance protein 1 isoform X2, protein MTTYGRWTMFEETMDRIQCMARALYDNIAESPDELAFRRGDLLTVLEQNTGGSEGWWLCSLRGRQGICPGNRLRIVAGVFDASSALQRRRTRTPAPVAHQPLPAQQSPAFTKIEECSHYDVPRAPLPVQRIIGTYDCPRPAADWYDAPRAPRPASADSACSGTGSLTSATSSASANSGSSAHSAASASSTYDVPRSRALPLPCDAALEALERLQEEASAAVSRLLSYVSPGWRRRGALRPRVLDVRVAGARLRAALHDLAVFADATLANAHDAQDKGIAVKLRPLVKALKDAERITHEATSALDAGDWAPERLERDREPTDGTQDALDQLVACARSLTEDVRRAASFIHGNASLLFRRSPAVPEHEWTEEYDYVRLESRTAVGRRNAEIRAALPDKLRASFDALVRDADHAGEVSAVAAATRLPPDDRQLAAFYAAQTATYGAHLSTAVEAFLRTIEMGQPPDVFLAHGKFVVLSAHRIVHVGDTVHRSAQHAGLKAKILRCSDALSDALAATVSKTKAAALQFPCASAVADMAEAARTLSTRAQELRRALVRAAEPPQDSTPATTVPPSASATPLTPLTPLAPHNSLPVL, encoded by the exons tgcATGGCGCGAGCACTCTACGACAACATAGCGGAGTCACCGGACGAGCTGGCGTTTCGGAGAGGGGACCTCCTCACCGTGCTGGAGCAGAACACTGGTGGCAGCGAGGGCTGGTGGCTCTGCTCGCTAAGAGGACGACAg GGAATATGTCCTGGAAACAGACTGAGGATTGTGGCTGGCGTGTTCGATGCAAGTTCCGCCTTGCAGAGACGACGCACGCGTACGCCAGCACCAGTGGCTCATCAACCTTTGCCGGCGCAGCAGTCACCCGCTTTCACAAAA ATCGAAGAATGTTCACATTACGACGTACCACGGGCGCCACTGCCGGTTCAACGCATTATAGGCACGTACGACTGTCCGAGGCCGGCCGCAGACTGGTACGATGCTCCGAGAGCTCCACGACCCGCCAGCGCAGACTCGGCTTGCAGCGGTACCGGTTCCCTCACATCGGCAACGTCGAGTGCTTCTGCGAATTCTGGCAGTTCAGCGCACTCAGCCGCGTCCGCATCTAGTACATATGATGTGCCGCGTTCTCGCGCTTTACCTTTACCATGTGATGCAGCGTTGGAAGCCCTTGAACGATTACAA GAAGAAGCGTCAGCGGCGGTTTCGCGATTGCTTTCCTACGTATCGCCGGGatggcggcggcgcggcgcgttACGGCCGCGTGTGCTCGACGTGCGCGTAGCTGGCGCGCGTCTACGAGCCGCCTTACACGATCTCGCAGTATTCGCCGACGCTACGCTGGCCAATGCTCATGATGCCCAAGATAAAG GTATCGCAGTAAAGTTACGGCCGCTAGTGAAGGCTCTCAAAGATGCAGAACGCATTACACACGAAGCAACTAGTGCTCTGGACGCAGGAGACTGGGCACCGGAGCGGTTAGAGCGCGACCGTGAGCCCACGGACGGCACGCAGGACGCCCTGGACCAGCTCGTAGCATGTGCGCGCTCATTGACCGAGGACGTAAGGAGAGCGGCATCTTTCATACATGGAAATGCTTCACTATTGTTCAG GCGGTCACCTGCAGTCCCAGAACACGAGTGGACGGAAGAGTACGACTACGTTCGACTCGAGTCCAGAACAGCAGTTGGTAGGCGAAATGCAGAAATTCGTGCTGCTTTGCCGGATAAGCTAAGGGCGTCTTTTGATGCCCTTGTGCGAGATGCTGACCACGCTGGCGAG gTTAGCGCAGTGGCTGCTGCCACGAGATTACCACCAGATGACAGACAACTAGCGGCATTCTACGCTGCACAAACGGCCACATATGGCGCCCACCTCTCCACAGCCGTGGAAGCATTCCTGCGAACTATTGAAATGGGACAGCCTCCAGACGTCTTTCTCGCTCACGGCAAATTCGTCGTCTTGAGCGCTCACCGAATTGTCCACGTCGGGGATACTGTGCACAG gaGCGCACAACACGCCGgtttaaaagcaaaaatattacGATGCTCCGATGCACTCTCGGACGCCTTAGCTGCGACCGTCTCCAAAACGAAGGCGGCGGCGCTGCAGTTCCCATGCGCGAGCGCCGTGGCGGACATGGCTGAGGCGGCGCGCACGCTGTCGACGCGTGCGCAGGAGTTGCGGCGGGCGCTGGTGCGCGCGGCCGAACCGCCGCAGGACTCCACGCCGGCCACCACCGTGCCGCCCTCTGCCAGCGCCACGCCCCTCACGCCACTCACCCCCCTCGCGCCACACAACTCGCTTCCCGTACTGTAA